Proteins encoded within one genomic window of Alosa alosa isolate M-15738 ecotype Scorff River chromosome 24, AALO_Geno_1.1, whole genome shotgun sequence:
- the LOC125289715 gene encoding uncharacterized protein LOC125289715, with protein sequence MNTLKKNLSNNETVIHIDYSENYSCKYSREVKDTHYSGGHQQISMHTGVRYLSRGRVECFCTISSCLRHDATATWAHLEPILKKMRRECPEVTVVHFLSDGPTSQYRNKTNFYLASTIPFMMGFQHVTWNFSEASHGKGAPDGVGGALKNLADRIVAYGTNIPDVDTLHQQLDAQSSVHILKITEDDINRSSELVPPTLKALPGTMKIHQLMSSSPGEVKTRELSCFCDGACECYGLREFSFRGKENVPEKKVVGDTIEVAQNEISEDTIEVGTWVLVQYDGDLFPGTVTQISNGQYEVDTMTAIGENKFYIPTVKFPGDKVWYFQDDIKAIIPKPLPITSSARHFCVLPEIWNKHSKKSPSKI encoded by the exons ATGAACACACTAAAGAAGAACCTGTCAAATAATGAAACAGTCATTCATATTGACTACAGTGAGAACTACAGTTGTAAATACAGTAGAGAAGTGAAGGATACACACTATTCTGGGGGCCACCAACAAATCTCCATGCACACGGGTGTGAGGTATTTGAGTCGTGGAAGAGTAGAATGCTTTTGCACCATATCATCTTGTCTCAGACATGATGCTACTGCAACATGGGCTCACTTAGAGCCAATCCTAAAAAAGATGAGGAGGGAGTGTCCTGAGGTGACAGTCGTCCACTTCTTGTCAGATGGCCCAACATCCCAATATCGAAATAAAACAAACTTCTATCTTGCGTCGACAATCCCATTCATGATGGGATTCCAACATGTGACTTGGAATTTCAGTGAGGCGTCACATGGGAAAGGTGCTCCCGACGGAGTGGGAGGAGCCCTGAAAAACCTTGCCGACCGCATTGTTGCCTATGGCACCAATATTCCAGATGTAGATACATTACACCAACAGCTGGATGCCCAGTCCTCGGTGCATATCCTCAAAATAACAGAGGATGACATAAACAGAAGCAGCGAGTTGGTTCCACCAACCCTGAAGGCATTACCTGGAACCATGAAAATCCATCAG CTGATGTCATCCAGTCCAGGGGAGGTGAAGACCAGGGAGCTTTCCTGTTTTTGTGATGGAGCTTGTGAATGTTACGGTCTAAGGGAATTTAGCTTCAGGGGAAAGGAAAACGTGCCAGAAAAGAAAGTTGTTGGAGACACCATTGAAGTTGCACAAAATGAAATAAGTGAAGACACCATTGAAGTGGGGACATGGGTCTTGGTGCAGTATGATGGGGATTTATTCCCAGGCACTGTCACTCAG ATTTCAAATGGCCAATATGAAGTTGACACAATGACTGCTATTGGAGAGAACAAGTTTTACATTCCAACTGTGAAGTTTCCAGGTGATAAAGTGTGGTACTTCCAAGATGATATCAAGGCCATCATCCCCAAGCCGCTACCAATCACATCTTCTGCTAGGCATTTCTGTGTCTTGCCAGAAATTTGGAATAAACACAGCAAGAAAAGTCCTTCTAAAATATGA
- the LOC125289154 gene encoding uncharacterized protein LOC125289154: MVHWPPGIDAMKAIKEMQKPEEKWRKCPLIKLKLASLDNEECELYNFSTTAEGSDDELPIHSKPKRIGKKKTYDDFVQDDEDELIADTPPNRQLTSEANSLGHGPSLPLPPKKVMSTQEKHQEHTRFHLQVTDSVNQLQELNRQLASHETQKRMTAQMSKIGGATPRENVNNVRKRVLTNGLMSIMNMDGAGDKLPFRSMNLYKVMIGAIQKSQPGTSEASIGSLMANYLRVAPDRRGGTGRLKTLESSGSVNP, encoded by the exons ATGGTGCATTGGCCACCTGGTATTGACGCCATGAAAGCAATCAAAGAAATGCAAAAGCCAGAGGAAAAGTGGAGGAAATGTCCTCTAATAAAACTGAAATTAGCATCAT TGGACAACGAGGAGTGTGAGCTCTATAACTTCTCCACAACTGCTGAGGGTAGTGACGATGAGCTTCCCATTCATTCTAAGCCCAAGAGaatagggaaaaaaaagacttaTGATGACTTTGTTCAAG atgatgaagatgaacTAATTGCTGATACCCCACCGAATCGCCAATTGACTTCTGAGGCAAATTCACTGGGACATG GCCCCTCCCTGCCACTGCCGCCGAAGAAAGTTATGTCCACACAGGAGAAACACCAAGAGCACACCAGG TTCCATTTACAGGTCACTGACTCTGTAAACCAGCTTCAGGAGCTGAACAGACAGCTAGCTAGCCATGAAACACAAAAACGCATG ACAGCTCAGATGTCAAAGATTGGTGGCGCTACCCCACGAGAAAATGTAAATAATGTAAGGAAAAG AGTGCTCACAAATGGCCTCATGTCCATTATGAATATGGATGGGGCTGGGGACAAACTCCCGTTTAGAAGTATGAATCTCTACAAGGTCATGATAG GTGCCATCCAGAAGTCACAGCCTGGCACCTCTGAAGCGTCTATTGGTAGCCTGATGGCAAACTATTTGCGAGTTGCACCAGACAGAAGAGGGGGCACTGGGCGCCTGAAG ACACTTGAAAGCTCTGGAAGTGTGAATCCATAA